The Estrella lausannensis genomic interval AAAGTGATGAACATTCCGATATCTGCCTCGGGAAAAATCCGCGAGTACCAAAAAATCGAGATTTCCAAGTTCATGGGCTGGCCACTCTCTAATTCCGCCGTTGTATTGCTTCAGCAGTTGATCGACGCATTCATAAAAGAAGATGCGGCGATGATCGAGATCAATCCCCTTGTCAAGACAAAGCAAGGAGAGTTTCTGGCGCTTGATGCGAAAATGGCGCTCGATGACAATGCCCTCTACAGGCAAAAAGATGCCAGCCTCTACTATGATCCAAGCCAAATTCCCGAACAGGAAGCAGAAGCGAAAAAACATGATCTGTCCTACATCGCCCTGGAAGGGGAAATCGGCTGCATGGTCAATGGAGCAGGGCTTGCGATGGCGACCATGGACATCATTCAGCATTTTGGCGGCAAGCCTGCCAATTTTTTGGACGTCGGTGGCGGCGCCTCAAAAGAGAAGGTCGCAGAAGGATTTAAAATCATCCTTCACGACCCGAGCGTGAAGGCGATATTCGTCAATATTTTCGGCGGCATCATGAACTGCGAGACGCTTTCTCTAGGCGTTGTCGAGGCGGCCAAGGAGATCAAGTTGAAAGTGCCTCTGGTGGTCAGGATGGAGGGAACCAATGTGGAAAAGGGGAAAGCGGTTTTGAGAAGCTCCGGGCTCAATATTTTGGTTTTGGAAGATATGGAAAGCGCCGCCAAAAAGGTGACTGAACTGGCACATGCAGGTAAAGGGAGATAGCGATGGCAATTTTAGTGAACAAGAACACCCGGGTTATCACCCAAGGGATTACAGGCAAAGCAGGCAAATTTCACACGGAACAATGTCTGGAATATGGCAGCCGGTTTATTGGCGGCGTCACGCCCGGCAAAGGCGGACAGCGTGTTTTCGATCTGCCTGTCTATGATACGGTGTCCGAGGCGATGAAGGCAGACCCTTTCGACGCGACCATGATTTTCGTTCCGGCCCCTTTTGCAGCGGATGCTATTTTGGAGGCCGAAGCGGCCGAAGTTCCTCTCATAATCTGCATCACGGAGGGGATTCCCGTAATCGACATGCTGGAAGTAAGCCAGGTGATGCGCCAAAGCAAAAAGAGCAGGCTGATCGGTCCTAACTGCCCCGGTGTGATTACCCCCGGCGAGTGCAAGATAGGGATTATGCCGGGATATATTCATCAGAAGGGAAAAGTGGGCATTGTCTCCCGCTCAGGCACCCTGACCTATGAGGCTGTATTCCAGACAAGCAACCTGAAGCTGGGGCAATCAACGTGCGTTGGCATCGGCGGAGACCCTTTGAACGGTACCAATTTTATCGATGTGCTCAAGTTGTTTAACGACGACCCGGAGACAGAGGCAATTTTGATGATCGGAGAAATTGGCGGAGAGGCGGAGGAGGAAGCTGCCGACTGGATCCGTGAATTCGGAAGAAAACCGGTGGCGGCCTTCATTGCCGGAAAAACCGCGCCGGAAGGGCGGAGAATGGGACATGCAGGTGCGATTATTTCTCAGGGA includes:
- the sucD gene encoding succinate--CoA ligase subunit alpha, which produces MAILVNKNTRVITQGITGKAGKFHTEQCLEYGSRFIGGVTPGKGGQRVFDLPVYDTVSEAMKADPFDATMIFVPAPFAADAILEAEAAEVPLIICITEGIPVIDMLEVSQVMRQSKKSRLIGPNCPGVITPGECKIGIMPGYIHQKGKVGIVSRSGTLTYEAVFQTSNLKLGQSTCVGIGGDPLNGTNFIDVLKLFNDDPETEAILMIGEIGGEAEEEAADWIREFGRKPVAAFIAGKTAPEGRRMGHAGAIISQGKGTARGKIDALKKAGATIAKTPHEMGHAVLSLFEQVRK
- the sucC gene encoding ADP-forming succinate--CoA ligase subunit beta, translated to MNLHEFQAKEVLKRFGIHSPACHIVKSEAEAEAFLKKSGWQKAVVKAQVHAGGRGKAGGVLLAKTPEEILQFVKNMLSKKLVTKQTGSQGVPVELVMLSELIDIEEEYYASVIIDRKRAGLSLIISREGGVEIEEVAEKDPGKVMNIPISASGKIREYQKIEISKFMGWPLSNSAVVLLQQLIDAFIKEDAAMIEINPLVKTKQGEFLALDAKMALDDNALYRQKDASLYYDPSQIPEQEAEAKKHDLSYIALEGEIGCMVNGAGLAMATMDIIQHFGGKPANFLDVGGGASKEKVAEGFKIILHDPSVKAIFVNIFGGIMNCETLSLGVVEAAKEIKLKVPLVVRMEGTNVEKGKAVLRSSGLNILVLEDMESAAKKVTELAHAGKGR